TGCTGTTCTATAAGGAGAACTCCGTATACATATCCTTTCTTCTTGTTACACACTTCCTGTCATAAGAAGATTAACTGCCCCTGTGTGAAGGAAGATATAACGCCGCATCACTTCAGATCAGATTAATTGACGATCACATTTTTATGCTTGCCTTGCTCTCCACCCCTTATATTTCTAAATCCTTGTCTCGCCTCACTAATGTATGtgactttatattttttatgtagtGACATATGCTGAAATTCACAATGCAtttcttgtgtgtgttacagttttgTAATGGAGGAGATCTGGCAGACTATTTACAAGGTAAGCACTTCATATTATTATTGCATGTAGCCTCACACCTTGGGTAAAAATGATAAAGATGATACGCTGtcctgtagtgtactgtagtgtatagtgctaaTTCATGTGCAGAACAGGCATATGTCTGACCCCAGCAGTCAGTTCTAAAGGTCATCTTGCAGTGACGTCTCTTTTGCTCAGAGGTACCAGCTGTCTACTTTAAGATGTATATTTAGAGCTCAGCATGGCATATTCACATGCTAAATATTAATTGGGTTATATGATTTGCTTTCCTTTTCATAGTGATCAGGGTGATGTTTATTCTCCAAAGTATTTTGTACCATTTTTGAGCTGGCCATCTTTCAAAAGGTTCCTCAACTTCTGTTATAGCCTGAGTCGAGGTGACGTTGTATGGCCTTGTTTTGACTAGTCAGGTGACCTCCACCAAGCTCCTGaagagtttgtttgtgtgactgtgtgtgcacaagATAAAGAACAGCTGAACACTAGTACTGAACCCTAGTAGCCTAGTAGTATGAACAGCTGAACCTCAGTCCTGTGTGTGATTGGAGTTTATTATCACTACGTAACAGTTTGGTTCAGGCAACTCCTACAACGTCATATGGCATGGTGCAGCATGTCTGAGTCTCACACCCTCCCGCCTGTGAATTATGACTCACtataataaatatgttataaaAGACGTCTGTTTACAGTGGGATTTGTTTGTGATAAACACATACAGCAGGATCCACCATGACTattgttgcattttttttactaaGGAGACTAAAGGGAATCAAATCCTTTTAACAGCTCAGTGTTTAGTGATGTTTTGCTGTAACAGGGGACCAGCAACCAAATCTGTGCAGGGTAAAACTGCATCTCACAAAGCAGCTCTACTAACGTCAACAAAATGTATGTTCATCAGTCTAGAGGTTAATGGCCTTAAAATGCTGCAGGGTATATTTCTGATTATGTTGTCTATAGCTGCTCACACGTGTTTCATCAGCTGTCAGAGCAAGGGGTTGtggatgttggagtgtgtgtgtggggaaatGGCTTTTTCAGCAGCAGTACCTCTCTGTTTTTCCAGCTAAGGGCACTTTGCGGGAGGACACCCTGAGGGTCTTCCTCCAGCAGATAGCAGCAGCCATGCGTGTTCTCAACAGCAAGGGTATCATCCACCGTGACCTCAAACCTCAGAACATCCTCCTGTCCTACACTGGCCGCAAGAAATCCAGCGTCAGTGGCATCCGAATTAAAATCGGTAATTGGATATGCCTCAGATGTACTCCTTACTATGCTGTGCACATATGGCTAGGCTGTAAAAGATTATTTAGATGTATGATATAGGGCATCATTCATGTGAGGGATTTCTGTCTGTAAAATGCATAACATGAAGACAATggtgtttttaataaacagaTATATTAACAGACACTTTTTGCATTCTACAGCTGACTTTGGCTTTGCACGGTATCTTCAAAGTAACATGATGGCAGCTACTCTGTGTGGTTCGCCTATGTACATGGTGAGCACCCTCAGGTCTAAGCACACCTCACTGCTGCTTTGACACTTTGACATATTTTTGGTGGTGGTTAATTGATTATGCCCATGTTCTCCCCTTCAGGCTCCAGAAGTAATAATGTCCCAGAACTATGATGCCAAAGCAGACCTGTGGAGCATCGGGACCGTTATTTATCAGTGTCTCGTGGGGAAGCCACCCTTTCAGGTCAGAGTctggtgttcttttttttctcgtGTCCAGTTCTTTTTCCTGTTTAACAAGAAACTTCTTAGTATCATTATGAAGACCACAGCATTGGTGCATTCTTATATCAAGTCATTATGGTAGAACAGATTGCTGTAATTCAGCCAAATGCCTGACACTGTATGTATTAGAAACTTTTTTCTGCTCTGTTTCCCATAGGCAAACAGCCCACAGGACCTGAGGATGTTCTATGAGAAAAACAAGACACTGGTGCCAAAGTAAGAAGCAACATTACTCACAAGGCTGTTTACTGGAGGAGATGCAACTCATAACATTCAAAGCTAGACTGTAATACAGCTCCTATTTACATCATAACTAAACAGCTCTTCCTTCCTGCTTTTAGCATCCCAAGAGAAACTTCTCCTCCCCTTGCTGATCTGCTACTGGGTTTACTACAGAGGAATCAGAAGGACCGGATGGATTTTGGTCTGTGCAGCTTGTCTATATTGGGCTGTGATTAATGAattgctttttattattaattttagtGAAATGTGTATTTTTCAATATATGGCACATTTTCAGCTTTTATGGAACCCAGGAACTTTTTCAGGAACTCATTAACTTTGGCCCAAGGCAACAGACCTGATTTTGGTTCATGGGCTGCAATTCCATAAAGCATAGAGTGCATGAGGATATTTCCCAGCATTTAAAAAACCTGTGTTTAGCAAATGAGCAATTACTAAAGGATGTTTTCTATTAGTGGCAGAGCTGCATCGCTGGTAAAGAGGAACATTTCACTGTTCCTTtgcttttaaacaaaaaatgtagTGCATTTTGCAAAGCGTGACATTGATTTCTGTAGAAAGTTACATTATTGCTACCATCACATTTACACAGCAAAAGTAAAACGGTGGAGAACAGTGCAACTCAGTCTCTACCTCCTTTATGTCCTCTTTGTTGTGCCATGTTATATTGTGAATGTGCTTCCTACAATGAAGTTGAGACTTAAAATCAGCGGGAACTGATCCAGGAACTCTGTAGGTCTTGTTTAGGAGATTTGTAAATGCATGTTGTTACTCACTTGCACTCTGCCTTTTTTACTCCTTTTAGACACATTCTTCAGCCATCCATTCTTGGAGcaaacatcaaacatcaaaaaaTGTGAGAATAATGATCACATAGTAACATGTTTTAGAGCCAGAGAATTGTTGACCTGATAACTAAACCGGTGCTTGCACTCTTTTCTCTAAGCTTGCCCTGTGCCAGTGCCTGCATGCCCTAGCTCCGTGTCGGAGAGCACTTGCGGCAGCTCGCCCTCCTGCCGTTACGCCTCACCTCCGGTGAGTTAATCACTTTATCCCATCTAAACTGCCATGCCACTGCAGCTGTTCTGCACTGTTAGGTGAATGCCATCATATTATGATGCATGAGAGGATTAACAGTGTTGATGCTGATTCAACTCCAGGTAATCCATTGTTTTTCTTCCACGtcactgtctttttcttttatgcAGTCGCTGCCGGACATGCAGACCCTGCCTGAAGACGTGctctcctctccacctctcgGTCCTCCCAACTATCTGCAGCTGTCTAAAGAGTCAGGTGGCAGCACCAGCAGCAAGAACTCCTCCTGTGATACAGATGACTTTGTATTGGTGCCTCACCTGTCTGGAGAACAGTCCTGTGAGTTAGACCTACATCAATACACACTCTTGGTACTACATATGGTCAGCTGTTTGTGTGCACTGGGCATTACTgacttctctctcactcttgttAGATGACTTGCCAATTGGGGCCACTGGCCGTAGACCATCCAGTGAGTTTTTGCTGTGTGGAGGGTGAGTGTGAACATTAatgaattaaacacacacacacacactccaaccaaccatgtgttatatgtgttataaaaaaactAAGAGGATTTAATGGTGACAACAGTTTACTATTTATTCAGTAAAGATTAATTTATGGTTATATTAATACCACTCATGAATTTAAAGTAGTTAGGTTTTGCATTATATTTGTGGTATTTCATTTAGAGCACCAGGAAGATGTGAATTTCCATGTGCTTCTGCATGTCTTCTCAGTGCAGATATATTCAGTCATAAGTTACTTGGTCATGAAGGTGAAAAAGACAGCAGATTCCATTATGGGAACATGACCTAGCGTGATGCATCTACTATTTCTGCACTAGAGCTAGCTGACGTAGCTCAGCAAAGGTGTGAATCACAAGGCTGTAAAAGAGAGTGTTTCTGGTGACAACCTTTTGTGAATGTTAGCAGAATGAAAACCATTTAGTCATAAGTGCCAGTTATTTTTACTGTTCTAAACCTGAGACAAAATACAGATTAAAATATGATATATTGATAGAGGTGGAAGTTAAAGCAACCTGTTTTGCATATTTAAATCACGTGCATGTTATCTAGATGAGAACACGTGAATGCAAACTACAGTATTCCATCTGACAGACAAGACACTGGACAAGGCAATGGACAGGACACTGGTCAAATCTGGTTTCACCCAAAAGTAAAAAGGCAGAAAATcacaattcatttcaatttctaTAAAAGGCATGCAATTAACAACATTAACAGCAACTGCCACATTAACAAGTTACAAACTGATAAACAgtcatccacatcagtctctgATTTTTACCTCATGTCAGGGAGACATTGATTCATCAGAGAATCATCACTGACACAGTTCTATTAATGAATTCAGTTTCTTATTAATGTCTTTTACGGATCATTCAATCATTTTCAAAACGTTCTTCGCTGTCATTTGTACAGAGTCTGTAAGCACTCCTCTCTCTTGAGCATCACAGACAATTTATCAGTCAGTATTTGATTATAAACTGACTTGTAGCATGTAATTATCCAAAAACTTTATCAAATTGCATGAGGTTACCAAGGCAAGGTTATCAGGTACCCTCAGTAACAACACTGTTGTTTCATTCTGGGAGATTTGTATAGTTTATTAAcagtagtattttattttatttattttattttaatgtatattaTTAGCAAAAAACCTCTGATCAAAACCCAGTTCATTGTAGTTTTTCAGTACATCTACTGTAAAACTACTTCCTCCTTTGCCCCAGGTTAAACCATTTTAGCCGTGTTGTTCttctttgacacacacacacacacgcactgttttGCCCCCTCCACTGTCTTCTGAGTGCAGTATGAGACACTCTTTGTGTACGCATATGTGGGTGATCTGGCTGAGCGGCAGGCCATGCAGTGTTTCTCAACACTTGTGTGTGAAGTCTCATGCAATACTTTGAAAGCGTGCCACCTCCTCCAGGAGAGCTGCTGACTTTTCCTGGAGTTATGAGCTGCAGTTCAACACAGTGTTCCCATAAAGTGCACTCTGTAGCACCTCGTGTtcgttgtttgtgtgttgattcCCGACAGTGCGGCTCTCAGGAGCAAGCAGCCTAGTGCTGCCTCCCGGCAGGCATGTACAACTAAAGTGTCAGTTCACACTAATCTGTAAAAACATGCACATAAGACAAGGCTTTTATTGAAAACCTGTTGATAAAGAAACTCAGACGCTGCTTCTTctgtctgttgtttttgttatgcCCTGAAGTATTTATAATaggaatttttatatttaattttttttacatttccagttttttttttgggaaataTCTGTTGTGTGGGTTTTTATGGAAACCAGTTTGAGCTACGTTTTCCTTCTCAGATTTGTTTTTGCGTGTTGTGCCATGACATGATGAACTGACTTTGAAACAAAGAGACTGTCTTTGTGTAGTTTCCTGACCTTGTCCGGCTTATGTATAATGTTGGCTTTGCTCCTCCTTTTATGACCCTCCTCTGCTCTCCCAAACACTTTTGATGTTTTAGCTGTTTCTTTCCTCACTATAAGCTCTACATAACACATTGTACCCCACCTGTGACCCACACATGACTTTTGTTCAAAGACATTTTGTACCCTATAGAAAACAAAAGATTGCAAATGagctttttctttccctctctgtgtgACTGGTGGAAGTGGGAGGTCCAGTTAAGCTCAGCCTTCATTTGCACATGGCCAGACCTTAAGCCCCTCCTTTCTTGCTGATAGGCTGGAAATGCATGTGTTTACATGGTTTCTCTTCCCTCTGCTGCTTGTCCAAGCCCTTTATACAGGAAAAGGTTTTTATACTGCGTGAAAACAAGCTTACCTACAACATTCTGTCAGAAACAAAAACTATCTCAGACTTCTAACTCCTGTtagttttggttttattttagccgtatttttattataaatatgcaTGTCTTTCTTTGTTAAaggtttttttaaacagttcaaCAGCCACTATGGTGAAATTCATGCTGAAACATGCTGAATAGATGGATTTTCTTCAACTTTATGCAGGCAGCCACAACCCTCTTCAGGCCAGAACCCTGTGGTGTCACCTCGAACGGAGACCACTCCGATCCCTGTGCCCACTCAGGTGCGCAACTACCAGCGGATCAAGCAGAATCTCTCCAGCAGCCCCAGCACCACCCTCTATGGTTCACCCAGGTGAGACACTTTGCAATAGGGATCAGATTTTGGGTTAAGCACTaccttgtgtgttgtgttatgtcaGATCGTTACCTTAACTACAGGTCAGACCTTATGCTTTCTTGTGCAACCTGTGAATGGATGATGCTTTTAAAAGACTTAGTGTCCAGGGTTCATCATCTTTGTCTTTGCAGTGGTATCGAATTTGTGACCGTCCGATAAAAGTACAAAAGCTGGGTGGTGGTGGAGCAGAGGGGTTGGGATAAAATAGTCAATAGCGGttaaaaagaggaagagaaagaaagatgcagCTTTTGTTTGCAGGTCGATTGTCTCAGTATGTCGCTGGTTTGGTTTAGGCAGGTGGCTAGAGGGAGCTTAGAGATTAATCCagctccacctccaccacctccctAACAGCCCCAAGTCTGTGCTTTCTGCCAGGCTACAGCTGCTGCCCCACTTCTGTTCTCCTGTCTGCATCTCAAACAAAGATTAAACACACCATCCTAGACTCTTGGATTCACTCACGTGGCTTCATGCTCCTCATTAGACCACACTGCTTCTGGCTGTGGTAAAGAGAACTGCATACCAGTGTGTATGAGACGACTGCCACCATCATTTCATGactcatgtttgtttttcagtgttacTGGGATATCTGTACAAAATGTCCAACAAGTTTTAGCAGGACAGAATACAAAAGAATTTAATTGCTTTCTTGGAACAGCAGGCACTCTGCGTCAGCGTAAGGATTTTGATATTAGTTGGTAAGTTTAAGAAAAGGCAAAGGAAAGATGGCTGAGAAATGTGTCTGTATGCTTTTGGTGCTTGCCATTTTCTGCTGACAATTACAGCAGGCATTTAGAACTAGCTGTTTGGGTGGTAATGGTACACATGAAACATTTATGGAAATGTGTTCTGAAAATTACTGAAGTTGTcattttttgtattaaattttGTATTTTGGTTCATGTGATAGGAAGTGCTAAATGTTTAAACCAGTATTATAAGTTAGAAAATTGAAACTGTATGTTAAATATCTATAGTATGATGAGTGAATGTATTGTAATATTATGATGTTGTGCTGTTGTACTGCAGGTCTGGTACAGTGCGACGTTCCAACACCAGCCCTATGGGATTTCCAAAAGCTGCCTCTGGCTCCCCCAGCCCTGCTGATGCTGCTCAGACTGTGGGTCGAAGACTCTCCACTGGCAGCTCCCGTCCCTACTCACCTTCTCCATTGGGTAAGAACATCCATCACTTTCTTCATtcatctcttcttttcttttttcatgtcctttcctttctttgATTTTCTTGTATTCTTTGGTGTTctgttaattttgttttttttgcctttatCACTATCCcaccccccacctctctctttatgtagctctgttaATGTTTGTAGAGGTTACTATAGAGTTGTATAATTTTTTGGGAGGAGTTTGTTTGCTTTAGCACACATGTCCcgacatgtctgtctgtgtgttttgtacagtgGCTACTATTCCTGAACAGCTGGGCCATTGTTGTTGTGGACATCCCCACAGCCATGAGGCACGAAGCCGCAGCTCATCCGGTGGTAAGTGGATGACATGCTGTGTGAAAAGCCTGTTAAATGCCCATGAGAGTTTATGTTTCCTTTGAATTCTACTCTGGGTCACATTGTCTGTGGGATTGTCTTTATAGGAAACATCATTTCTTGATTACACTGTTTCAGTACAGTCATATTTCCTAGAACtcttttattttcctgtgaGCTTTTCCATAAATTGTGTTTTggcttttttgcttttttaaaaagttacaCTATATGATGAGGTTTGTGGAAacctgacctgacctgacacacccatatgtgctttttgaacaccCCAAATTTAGTTCCCtttcctgttataataagctccactgtTCTGGGGTGGCTTTCCACTAGGTTTTAGTGGAAGAGtggctgtgtttttttgtgttcattcagccacaagagcatttgtgtggtcaggcagtgatgttggaTAAGGAGGCCTGGGTTGCAGTTTGCAtttcagttcatcctaaaggtgttcagtggggttgaggtcaggtctctGTGCAGGACTCTCAAGTTCTTTGACTCCAACCTTGCCAGACCATGACTTATtagaccttgttttgtgcacagggacattgtctTGCTGGAATATGTTTGGGCCTATTTGTTCCAGTAATACAGCATACAACATCATCCTATACAACtatgtgcttccaactttgtggcagcagtttggggaagaatcACATGTGGGTTTGAAACctttggccatgtagtgtacATTGTTGTTAACATAATATTCACAACGCAAAGCAAAATCAATATGCATTCATCAGATCCATTACACAGTATACATGACTCTTGCAGTTGTACGTAATAATCATAGTCTTTTTAGTGCAGTGGAAATGCAACCCAGGACCTCTTCCAGGAACTGTATTTCTGGTGTAGAGCAGTTCTTTTTTCCACCTGTTCTCAAAACAATCGGTGTGTGTCAAGGAGTGCGTGTTTACAGTAGTGGTCATGAACTCTACATGCTGGAATACAGTTCATAGTTTGAAGTCAAGTTGAAATGAACTCAGTAGCCTCTTCCACTGCAGTGTCATTGGCTGTCCCCTGAAGCATAGAGAGCTCATATGTGGTGGTGGTGCCATCTAATGGGCATAACATGCAATGTGTCAGTCAGAAAGAATGGCTGGAAAATCACTGCAATATTAACAGAGATTTCAGTgacaattcattttaatgttaaatttTTTGCTTAAACAGGTTCCCCCGTGCCCTCGTCTCAGTTGCTTGGTGCCCGACTCCAGAGCGCACCTACCCTAACCGATGTCTACCAAAACAAGCAGAAGTTGTACAAGCAGCTCTCCGATCCTGTTCAGCCTACTTCTTTAGCCTATCCccctacacactcaccacagCTGGGACGCCCTGGCAACCTGGGGACCTCTCCCACCAAGCACCTTGGCTCCTCCCCCCGCACATCTGATTGGCTACAGAAATCCCCCCTTCCCACCATCATTGGCTCACCAACCAAGGTAGTTTTGATGAAAACTTAACGTATAGAGTAGGTTTGTGCATGTTACAAGACTCACCATGATTTGACCTGTCCTTGTTTTACAGACAACTGCTCCTTTCAAAATCCCTAAAACTCAGGCCTCATGCAACCTCATGGCCTTGGCTTCTCAACAGGGCATAGTGGATAGCCCCAATTCCAGTAAGATGTCCACTGATGCCCGGGAGATCTGCCCCCACCACTGGTCACCGTACCCCAGTGGGAGACACTCGGCTTCAGAGAGTTCCAAAACTACTTTTGGCAGGTACAAAAAACCTCACAGTTTTCCTTATATTTTAGTTAATGTTTTTATGGATCCTCCTCCCGGTGCAGTTCTAATGGGTTAACTGTTCATGCCATCAGGATATGATTCCTACATTTGCTATTGTGGCATTCTTTATACACTACATCCTTAGAAAGGTGGAGGCTGATGTAATAAAACCAGGTTTGACAAAAATTTTATGCAGAGAGCAGTTAGGACGTGGGCAGCTTTCACTCAGATGTAAGTCAGACAAAAGAGACAATAAAGTTTCAATCACCTTCAGTACAACTCCATTAAATGTGTCTGAATAGGAGAAAGTAGATTTGCAGACTAAGCCTGTTTTACATCAGAATCACTGCTGCATGCTGGAGCATGTCACAACCTCTCAGTGATGCCTTTCCTTTTATACCAGGCACTGCTTTCATGTAGAACATTTCTTCCTGTGCACTACAGAATATACATTTATGACACAGTACGTATGCTGCCACTATGTAAGTATGCCTTTTATCTTCAGGTCTGTGAGTACAGGGCGTTTGTCAGAGCAGCCTGTAAGAATCACTCTGGGAGGACAGACATACCAGGGCAGTACAGACAGCCTCAACACAGAGAGACCTATGGACACAGGTAACTCATCACTGCCATTACATAATAGCATGTATTTATCGCGATTATATAGCAAGTAAGCATTGCTGTTATATAATAATTGGCCAATCAAGCTCTGCCTACACTGATGCTGTGTAGTTCCAGCTTCTAAAATAGGTCTGGAGTAAGTGTGATTAAACACCTGAAATATAGTAGATCAAGTTTGGATCAAATATAGTAGATCAAGGAAAGGTTTTAAGGAGAATCTGACAGAAAAACCatcaagcattaaaaaaaatcaacattgaATTACTCcaacaaatgaatgatgacaaaaaaaagtgttaatgttTATGCTGTTAAGCCTGATGTCCAATATTTCTTTATGTACATAGCTGATTACAACTATGTAATTGCTCAtattataaacaaaacagatgaAAATTTGTCTTTAAGCAGAAGGGTCAGTGGTTACATTGTCTGTTTTCTGCTATTTGTACAAAATGGTtatacaaaacattttaaagtctTTTTCAACTTTAAAAATGCTAGAAAACCACTGCTTCATCAAGATATGATGTGTTGCAGAATGTGTTGATGATGTTTTACAAATTCCCCAGCTATGTTGACCAAAGCAGGAACATTGTGTTCAAATTTACGCACACAGAAAGAACACTGATTAAATTAGATATCAGTCATTGAATGGCCAAGAACATAAGGCATGGCATGGAATCTCTGATGTTTTccattgttattttttgttagGTTTGCATTGTCCTAAATCTCATTCAGTATGTTTCCATATCTATGGCTTCTCCTGCACAGCTTGTGCTCTGCATCTGCATTTGGCTTTTGGTGTGTGTAATGCTGCCCTGG
The window above is part of the Hemibagrus wyckioides isolate EC202008001 linkage group LG17, SWU_Hwy_1.0, whole genome shotgun sequence genome. Proteins encoded here:
- the ulk2 gene encoding serine/threonine-protein kinase ULK2 isoform X4 — protein: METVGDFEYSRKDLIGHGAFAVVFKGRHKKKTDWEVAIKSINKKNLSKSQILLGKEIKILKELQHENIVALYDVQETPNFVFLVMEFCNGGDLADYLQAKGTLREDTLRVFLQQIAAAMRVLNSKGIIHRDLKPQNILLSYTGRKKSSVSGIRIKIADFGFARYLQSNMMAATLCGSPMYMAPEVIMSQNYDAKADLWSIGTVIYQCLVGKPPFQANSPQDLRMFYEKNKTLVPNIPRETSPPLADLLLGLLQRNQKDRMDFDTFFSHPFLEQTSNIKKSCPVPVPACPSSVSESTCGSSPSCRYASPPSLPDMQTLPEDVLSSPPLGPPNYLQLSKESGGSTSSKNSSCDTDDFVLVPHLSGEQSYDLPIGATGRRPSSEFLLCGGQPQPSSGQNPVVSPRTETTPIPVPTQVRNYQRIKQNLSSSPSTTLYGSPRSGTVRRSNTSPMGFPKAASGSPSPADAAQTVGRRLSTGSSRPYSPSPLVATIPEQLGHCCCGHPHSHEARSRSSSGGSPVPSSQLLGARLQSAPTLTDVYQNKQKLYKQLSDPVQPTSLAYPPTHSPQLGRPGNLGTSPTKHLGSSPRTSDWLQKSPLPTIIGSPTKTTAPFKIPKTQASCNLMALASQQGIVDSPNSSKMSTDAREICPHHWSPYPSGRHSASESSKTTFGRSVSTGRLSEQPVRITLGGQTYQGSTDSLNTERPMDTVGSNSSAGSLYSTSGKVCMGSPPAMAMGSSPPGAEAAPSSLRYVPYGTSPPSLDGFITFEAPELPEETLMEREHTDTLMHLRMMLSFTDCVLEMAAVRAGGADLGISAASLYPPQESVVVDQISQLSKEWGQVEQLVLYMKAAQLLASSLHLAKAQIKSAKLNPSTAVKQVVKSLNERYKSCISLCRQLTDKLNHFFSDKQRFVDEINSVTAEKLIYNHAVEMVQSAALDEMFQQTEDIAYRYNKAAMLLEGLTKILQDPADVENVTKYKASVDRRISALCYCTVTLYE
- the ulk2 gene encoding serine/threonine-protein kinase ULK2 isoform X1; translated protein: METVGDFEYSRKDLIGHGAFAVVFKGRHKKKTDWEVAIKSINKKNLSKSQILLGKEIKILKELQHENIVALYDVQETPNFVFLVMEFCNGGDLADYLQAKGTLREDTLRVFLQQIAAAMRVLNSKGIIHRDLKPQNILLSYTGRKKSSVSGIRIKIADFGFARYLQSNMMAATLCGSPMYMAPEVIMSQNYDAKADLWSIGTVIYQCLVGKPPFQANSPQDLRMFYEKNKTLVPNIPRETSPPLADLLLGLLQRNQKDRMDFDTFFSHPFLEQTSNIKKSCPVPVPACPSSVSESTCGSSPSCRYASPPSLPDMQTLPEDVLSSPPLGPPNYLQLSKESGGSTSSKNSSCDTDDFVLVPHLSGEQSYDLPIGATGRRPSSEFLLCGGQPQPSSGQNPVVSPRTETTPIPVPTQVRNYQRIKQNLSSSPSTTLYGSPRSGTVRRSNTSPMGFPKAASGSPSPADAAQTVGRRLSTGSSRPYSPSPLVATIPEQLGHCCCGHPHSHEARSRSSSGGSPVPSSQLLGARLQSAPTLTDVYQNKQKLYKQLSDPVQPTSLAYPPTHSPQLGRPGNLGTSPTKHLGSSPRTSDWLQKSPLPTIIGSPTKTTAPFKIPKTQASCNLMALASQQGIVDSPNSSKMSTDAREICPHHWSPYPSGRHSASESSKTTFGRSVSTGRLSEQPVRITLGGQTYQGSTDSLNTERPMDTAPAGSCGLAVGGASPRTVVFTVGSPPNSSTPPTCSHLNTRPRTTSVGSNSSAGSLYSTSGKVCMGSPPAMAMGSSPPGAEAAPSSLRYVPYGTSPPSLDGFITFEAPELPEETLMEREHTDTLMHLRMMLSFTDCVLEMAAVRAGGADLGISAASLYPPQESVVVDQISQLSKEWGQVEQLVLYMKAAQLLASSLHLAKAQIKSAKLNPSTAVKQVVKSLNERYKSCISLCRQLTDKLNHFFSDKQRFVDEINSVTAEKLIYNHAVEMVQSAALDEMFQQTEDIAYRYNKAAMLLEGLTKILQDPADVENVTKYKASVDRRISALCYCTVTLYE
- the ulk2 gene encoding serine/threonine-protein kinase ULK2 isoform X3 — translated: METVGDFEYSRKDLIGHGAFAVVFKGRHKKKTDWEVAIKSINKKNLSKSQILLGKEIKILKELQHENIVALYDVQETPNFVFLVMEFCNGGDLADYLQAKGTLREDTLRVFLQQIAAAMRVLNSKGIIHRDLKPQNILLSYTGRKKSSVSGIRIKIADFGFARYLQSNMMAATLCGSPMYMAPEVIMSQNYDAKADLWSIGTVIYQCLVGKPPFQANSPQDLRMFYEKNKTLVPNIPRETSPPLADLLLGLLQRNQKDRMDFDTFFSHPFLEQTSNIKKSCPVPVPACPSSVSESTCGSSPSCRYASPPSLPDMQTLPEDVLSSPPLGPPNYLQLSKESGGSTSSKNSSCDTDDFVLVPHLSGEQSYDLPIGATGRRPSSEFLLCGGQPQPSSGQNPVVSPRTETTPIPVPTQVRNYQRIKQNLSSSPSTTLYGSPRSGTVRRSNTSPMGFPKAASGSPSPADAAQTVGRRLSTGSSRPYSPSPLGSPVPSSQLLGARLQSAPTLTDVYQNKQKLYKQLSDPVQPTSLAYPPTHSPQLGRPGNLGTSPTKHLGSSPRTSDWLQKSPLPTIIGSPTKTTAPFKIPKTQASCNLMALASQQGIVDSPNSSKMSTDAREICPHHWSPYPSGRHSASESSKTTFGRSVSTGRLSEQPVRITLGGQTYQGSTDSLNTERPMDTAPAGSCGLAVGGASPRTVVFTVGSPPNSSTPPTCSHLNTRPRTTSVGSNSSAGSLYSTSGKVCMGSPPAMAMGSSPPGAEAAPSSLRYVPYGTSPPSLDGFITFEAPELPEETLMEREHTDTLMHLRMMLSFTDCVLEMAAVRAGGADLGISAASLYPPQESVVVDQISQLSKEWGQVEQLVLYMKAAQLLASSLHLAKAQIKSAKLNPSTAVKQVVKSLNERYKSCISLCRQLTDKLNHFFSDKQRFVDEINSVTAEKLIYNHAVEMVQSAALDEMFQQTEDIAYRYNKAAMLLEGLTKILQDPADVENVTKYKASVDRRISALCYCTVTLYE
- the ulk2 gene encoding serine/threonine-protein kinase ULK2 isoform X2 translates to METVGDFEYSRKDLIGHGAFAVVFKGRHKKTDWEVAIKSINKKNLSKSQILLGKEIKILKELQHENIVALYDVQETPNFVFLVMEFCNGGDLADYLQAKGTLREDTLRVFLQQIAAAMRVLNSKGIIHRDLKPQNILLSYTGRKKSSVSGIRIKIADFGFARYLQSNMMAATLCGSPMYMAPEVIMSQNYDAKADLWSIGTVIYQCLVGKPPFQANSPQDLRMFYEKNKTLVPNIPRETSPPLADLLLGLLQRNQKDRMDFDTFFSHPFLEQTSNIKKSCPVPVPACPSSVSESTCGSSPSCRYASPPSLPDMQTLPEDVLSSPPLGPPNYLQLSKESGGSTSSKNSSCDTDDFVLVPHLSGEQSYDLPIGATGRRPSSEFLLCGGQPQPSSGQNPVVSPRTETTPIPVPTQVRNYQRIKQNLSSSPSTTLYGSPRSGTVRRSNTSPMGFPKAASGSPSPADAAQTVGRRLSTGSSRPYSPSPLVATIPEQLGHCCCGHPHSHEARSRSSSGGSPVPSSQLLGARLQSAPTLTDVYQNKQKLYKQLSDPVQPTSLAYPPTHSPQLGRPGNLGTSPTKHLGSSPRTSDWLQKSPLPTIIGSPTKTTAPFKIPKTQASCNLMALASQQGIVDSPNSSKMSTDAREICPHHWSPYPSGRHSASESSKTTFGRSVSTGRLSEQPVRITLGGQTYQGSTDSLNTERPMDTAPAGSCGLAVGGASPRTVVFTVGSPPNSSTPPTCSHLNTRPRTTSVGSNSSAGSLYSTSGKVCMGSPPAMAMGSSPPGAEAAPSSLRYVPYGTSPPSLDGFITFEAPELPEETLMEREHTDTLMHLRMMLSFTDCVLEMAAVRAGGADLGISAASLYPPQESVVVDQISQLSKEWGQVEQLVLYMKAAQLLASSLHLAKAQIKSAKLNPSTAVKQVVKSLNERYKSCISLCRQLTDKLNHFFSDKQRFVDEINSVTAEKLIYNHAVEMVQSAALDEMFQQTEDIAYRYNKAAMLLEGLTKILQDPADVENVTKYKASVDRRISALCYCTVTLYE